The proteins below come from a single Zhouia spongiae genomic window:
- the hemN gene encoding oxygen-independent coproporphyrinogen III oxidase: MDLIQKYNVPGPRYTSYPTVPYWDIETFSVDNWISSFKKSFQESNQQEGISLYIHLPFCESLCTFCGCHKRITKRHEVEEPYVDTLLKEWKLYCDVLGNAPQVKEIHLGGGTPTFFSPENLKKLINGIFKYAVKARHYEFSFEGHPNNTTREHLQTLYDLGFRRVSYGVQDYSLTVQKAINRIQPFENVKRATEEAREIGYTSVSHDLVFGLPFQTLGDVIETINKTIQLMPDRIAFYSYAHVPWMKGNGQRGFSEENLPSGEEKRILYEVGKKLFSELGYVEIGMDHFALKTDSLYKSMENGGLHRNFMGYTASKTQLMIGLGASSISDSWYAFAQNVKGIEEYTHLVNNGILPVYRGHCLNKEDLIIRKHILNLMCRLKTSWKDDKDYFEELPQVLESLEEMKQDGFFIVEDKELKVTDNGRPFIRNICMAFDVLLQRNKPDRELFSMTV, from the coding sequence ATGGATCTAATTCAGAAATATAATGTTCCCGGGCCAAGGTATACAAGCTACCCTACAGTTCCTTACTGGGATATAGAAACATTTTCTGTCGATAATTGGATAAGTTCATTTAAAAAATCTTTTCAGGAAAGTAATCAGCAGGAAGGAATCAGTCTCTATATCCATCTTCCGTTTTGCGAGAGCCTATGTACTTTTTGCGGGTGCCATAAACGTATTACCAAAAGGCATGAAGTTGAAGAGCCATATGTCGATACACTTTTAAAAGAATGGAAATTGTATTGCGATGTGCTTGGTAATGCCCCCCAGGTCAAAGAAATTCATTTGGGAGGAGGTACACCTACTTTTTTTTCCCCCGAAAACCTGAAAAAACTTATCAACGGCATATTTAAATATGCCGTAAAAGCCAGACACTACGAATTCAGTTTTGAGGGGCATCCGAACAATACTACGCGTGAACACTTACAAACATTATACGATTTAGGGTTTCGGCGGGTTAGTTATGGCGTTCAGGATTATTCATTAACAGTTCAGAAAGCCATCAACAGGATCCAGCCTTTCGAAAATGTAAAAAGGGCCACAGAAGAAGCAAGAGAAATAGGATACACATCAGTAAGCCACGATTTGGTATTCGGCTTGCCATTCCAAACCCTCGGAGACGTGATCGAAACGATCAATAAAACGATTCAGTTAATGCCCGATAGAATAGCCTTCTATAGTTATGCACATGTGCCGTGGATGAAGGGTAACGGACAAAGAGGATTTAGCGAAGAAAATTTACCATCCGGTGAGGAGAAGAGAATTCTCTACGAGGTTGGGAAAAAACTTTTCTCCGAATTAGGATACGTAGAAATAGGGATGGATCATTTTGCCCTTAAAACAGATTCGTTGTATAAGTCGATGGAAAATGGAGGACTTCACAGGAATTTCATGGGATATACAGCTTCAAAAACACAACTGATGATAGGTCTTGGAGCCTCCAGTATAAGCGACAGCTGGTATGCCTTTGCCCAAAACGTAAAAGGTATAGAAGAATATACCCATTTAGTAAACAATGGAATTTTACCGGTATACAGGGGACATTGTTTAAATAAAGAAGACCTTATCATAAGAAAACATATCCTGAACCTGATGTGCCGGCTTAAAACAAGCTGGAAGGATGACAAGGATTACTTTGAAGAATTACCACAAGTATTAGAAAGTTTAGAAGAAATGAAACAAGATGGCTTTTTTATCGTTGAAGATAAAGAACTGAAGGTAACCGATAACGGAAGACCATTTATAAGAAATATCTGTATGGCATTTGATGTTCTTTTACAACGTAATAAACCGGATAGGGAACTGTTTTCTATGACAGTTTAG
- a CDS encoding BadF/BadG/BcrA/BcrD ATPase family protein, with protein MILIADGGSTKCDWIAVDEAGKTLFKTRTKGVNPALLTKKEVVERLAESPELLTHHEEVGKVFFYGAGCGLEKQQKGLAKAFRRFFTKASVVDVKEDLAAAVYACTDKPAVVCILGTGSNCCYFDGTEIQTRMPALGYTLMDDASGNFIGKQLLRAYYFKQMPEYLADKFRVEYQLDPAKVKKNLYKKPNPNAYLATFAKFLFENIEEPFSQALLKEAALSFLKSHLMLFKEELASAPVHFIGSIAYYAKEQITEVLKEHGIQAGKFVRRPIDGLVSYHTTKVVS; from the coding sequence ATGATTTTAATAGCAGACGGAGGTTCTACCAAGTGTGATTGGATAGCAGTCGATGAAGCAGGAAAAACACTTTTTAAAACAAGAACGAAAGGAGTCAACCCGGCACTTTTAACCAAAAAAGAGGTCGTAGAGAGGCTTGCCGAATCTCCTGAGTTATTAACGCATCATGAGGAGGTGGGAAAAGTATTTTTTTATGGAGCAGGTTGCGGTTTGGAAAAACAGCAAAAAGGATTGGCGAAAGCATTCAGAAGATTTTTTACTAAAGCATCTGTAGTAGACGTTAAGGAAGATCTGGCAGCGGCCGTTTATGCATGTACAGATAAGCCGGCCGTAGTCTGTATTTTAGGAACAGGATCAAATTGTTGTTATTTTGACGGAACCGAAATACAGACAAGAATGCCTGCCCTCGGATATACTTTGATGGATGATGCCAGCGGGAATTTTATCGGAAAGCAATTGCTTAGGGCGTATTACTTTAAGCAAATGCCCGAATATCTGGCCGATAAGTTTCGGGTTGAGTATCAGCTGGATCCCGCCAAAGTGAAAAAAAACCTTTATAAAAAGCCAAATCCGAATGCTTATCTGGCTACTTTTGCTAAATTCTTGTTCGAAAATATAGAAGAACCGTTTTCTCAGGCTTTACTCAAAGAAGCAGCTTTGTCTTTTTTAAAGTCTCATTTAATGTTGTTTAAGGAAGAACTGGCCTCAGCGCCTGTACATTTCATAGGTTCAATCGCTTATTATGCAAAAGAACAGATAACCGAAGTTTTAAAAGAGCACGGTATTCAGGCAGGTAAGTTCGTAAGAAGGCCAATCGACGGATTGGTCTCATACCATACTACTAAAGTTGTCAGTTAA
- the nagB gene encoding glucosamine-6-phosphate deaminase: MIAEEQLRNLKNISYQAAGVYENTRFEKIHNVVFDDSNVASAIVAAEIASLIRTKQEENLPCVLGLATGSSPIKVYEELVRLHKEEGLSFENVVTFNLDEYYPMTKQNVQSYHYFMHEYLFNHIDIKPENVNIPKGDLEPDEILDFCVSYEEKIKSYGGLDFQLLGIGRTGHIGFNEPGSHYNSRTRLITLDHLTRSDASGAFLGLENVPKKAITMGVRTVMDAKRIVLLAWGQNKADIVKQTIEGEIDPSVPATYLQQHNNTTFVLNDEAASELTRIKTPWLVGPCDWTHELTKKAVFWLCDHTSKSILRLTDKDYNDNGMEGLLSHEGSSYDLNIKMFNELQHTISGWPGGKPNADDTNRPERAAPAKKRVIIFSPHPDDDVISMGGTFDRLVEQGHEVHVVYQTSGNIAVSNHEALKFAEVAASFDENNDLYNKIIDSINNNEEYVVDAPEVRALKGLIRQKESVAATRFVGIPDSQAHFLNLPFYETGTIKKNPLGQEDVDIMCDIIRAIKPHQIYAAGDLADPHGTHKVCLDALFEALKVLKPESFMEDCWVWLYRGAWHEWAMHEIEMAVPMSPDQVLRKRRAIFYHQSQKDGVMFQGDDSREFWVRAEERNKETAAKYHQLGLADYAAIEAFRRYYY; encoded by the coding sequence ATGATTGCTGAAGAACAATTAAGAAATCTGAAAAATATTAGTTATCAAGCAGCCGGTGTATACGAGAATACACGTTTCGAAAAAATTCACAATGTTGTTTTTGATGATTCAAATGTGGCCTCTGCTATAGTGGCAGCTGAAATAGCATCTCTTATCAGAACAAAGCAAGAGGAAAATCTACCTTGTGTTCTGGGGTTGGCTACAGGTTCTTCACCAATTAAGGTGTATGAAGAATTAGTGCGACTACATAAGGAAGAAGGATTGAGCTTCGAAAATGTAGTCACCTTCAACTTAGATGAATACTATCCGATGACGAAGCAGAACGTGCAGAGTTATCACTATTTTATGCATGAATATCTGTTTAATCACATAGACATAAAGCCTGAAAATGTAAATATCCCCAAAGGAGATCTGGAACCTGATGAAATACTGGATTTCTGTGTGTCTTATGAAGAAAAGATAAAGAGTTATGGTGGTTTGGATTTTCAATTGCTGGGTATTGGTAGAACGGGGCATATCGGTTTTAATGAGCCAGGTTCTCACTATAATTCAAGAACGCGCCTGATTACGCTGGATCACTTAACAAGAAGTGATGCATCCGGAGCATTTTTAGGACTTGAGAATGTGCCGAAGAAAGCGATTACTATGGGGGTGCGTACTGTAATGGACGCTAAGAGGATCGTACTTTTGGCATGGGGGCAGAATAAGGCCGACATAGTTAAGCAGACGATTGAAGGAGAGATAGATCCTTCAGTGCCGGCTACGTATCTGCAACAGCATAATAATACGACATTTGTGCTAAATGACGAAGCAGCATCAGAACTCACAAGAATTAAAACCCCTTGGTTGGTCGGGCCGTGTGACTGGACGCATGAGCTTACTAAAAAAGCCGTATTCTGGTTATGTGACCACACTTCAAAATCGATATTGAGACTTACAGATAAAGATTATAACGATAATGGGATGGAAGGGCTGCTGTCGCATGAAGGCTCTTCATATGATTTGAACATTAAAATGTTCAATGAATTACAACATACCATATCTGGTTGGCCGGGAGGAAAACCAAACGCCGATGATACAAACAGGCCTGAAAGGGCAGCACCGGCTAAAAAGCGTGTTATTATATTTAGCCCGCATCCTGACGATGATGTTATTTCGATGGGAGGGACGTTTGACCGCCTGGTAGAACAAGGGCATGAAGTACATGTTGTATACCAGACTTCAGGGAATATTGCGGTATCAAATCACGAAGCCTTGAAATTTGCGGAAGTAGCAGCTTCTTTTGATGAAAATAACGACCTGTACAATAAGATTATTGATAGTATTAATAACAATGAGGAGTATGTTGTCGATGCTCCTGAAGTGAGGGCACTGAAAGGACTGATAAGACAAAAGGAATCTGTTGCCGCTACGCGATTTGTCGGAATCCCTGACAGTCAGGCTCATTTCCTGAATTTGCCTTTTTACGAAACAGGAACGATAAAGAAAAATCCTTTAGGACAGGAAGATGTGGATATTATGTGTGATATTATCAGGGCAATCAAGCCACATCAGATATATGCAGCAGGAGACCTGGCAGATCCTCACGGAACACATAAGGTTTGTTTAGACGCCTTGTTTGAGGCTTTAAAGGTGCTGAAACCCGAATCTTTTATGGAAGATTGCTGGGTATGGCTGTACAGAGGAGCATGGCATGAATGGGCTATGCATGAAATAGAGATGGCTGTACCGATGAGTCCTGATCAGGTGTTGAGAAAGCGTAGAGCTATTTTCTATCACCAGTCTCAGAAGGACGGAGTAATGTTCCAGGGAGACGACTCCAGAGAGTTTTGGGTGAGAGCTGAAGAAAGAAACAAAGAGACTGCCGCTAAATACCACCAGCTAGGATTAGCAGATTATGCGGCTATAGAAGCTTTTAGAAGATATTATTACTAG
- a CDS encoding thioredoxin domain-containing protein, whose product MRHCLAFIFLFLFCDISLTAQKSNHLKNASSPYLLAHKDNPVNWYPWNEIALNKALKEDKLLVISIGYSACHWCHVMEKESFSDIEVAEEMNANFISIKIDREERQDIDKIYMEACRLLNEDCGWPLNIIALPDGKPVYATTYQTKSNWLKILKYASENYRLKPTTFKSLGASIQKEIEKSTETDTLELKAINTEILRKSIDKWLEDMDWEYGGYKGAEKFPLPQSFSSLLDAYFYITDEKIIHAVTLTLDHILNGGVYDHIDGGFSRYTTDYRWRHPHFEKMLYDNAQLISLYTKAYSITKNEQYKYIVYQSIQFLLTNMTTEEGLFASSLNADSKSGEGDYYTWTYKELQEVLGDDLNYFNRVFDVSETGNWLYGKNVLYKKQSNHIDEEKIKECISKLKKRRSLRDAPERDDKTLTDWNALAIISLTDAYRVFGESQWLAEAIKRANTLNQKVWKKNTLYHSYINNSASIKGFLNDYAYLIKAYLNIYEATLDKNWIDRAQKIHKAFEDNFLQNGFYLSHFEPKTETTLFTSKITIDDDVTPSGNAIMAINYYMLGTYTGNSDFIKKSRKMTNASIESFTTDHRFYASWFKPLIWSISAPYQIAILGEDAISKSRELDRTFLPNKILIGSINKENLPLLKEKLVTGQTTIYVCKNGYCKLPTTNIPIVLKQIND is encoded by the coding sequence ATGAGACATTGCCTCGCCTTCATATTTCTTTTTCTTTTTTGTGATATAAGTTTAACAGCTCAAAAATCAAACCACTTAAAAAATGCCAGCAGCCCTTACCTTTTAGCACATAAAGACAACCCCGTAAACTGGTATCCATGGAATGAAATCGCACTAAACAAAGCTCTGAAGGAAGATAAACTTCTCGTCATTAGTATAGGGTATTCGGCATGCCACTGGTGTCATGTCATGGAAAAAGAATCTTTTTCTGATATTGAAGTTGCCGAAGAGATGAATGCCAACTTTATTTCGATAAAAATAGATCGTGAAGAGCGACAAGATATCGATAAAATATACATGGAAGCATGTCGGCTATTGAATGAAGATTGTGGATGGCCACTAAACATCATTGCCCTTCCTGATGGAAAACCTGTATACGCCACCACTTATCAAACCAAATCGAACTGGTTGAAAATATTAAAATATGCTTCAGAAAATTATCGGCTAAAACCTACAACATTCAAATCATTAGGAGCTTCGATTCAAAAAGAAATAGAGAAATCTACAGAGACAGACACTTTAGAACTAAAGGCTATTAACACAGAGATACTTCGTAAAAGTATAGACAAGTGGTTAGAAGATATGGATTGGGAATACGGAGGATACAAAGGTGCTGAAAAATTCCCTTTACCTCAAAGTTTCAGCAGCCTTTTGGACGCATACTTCTATATCACAGACGAAAAGATCATTCATGCAGTAACCTTAACCTTAGACCACATCCTAAATGGAGGTGTTTATGACCATATAGATGGCGGGTTTTCTCGATACACCACAGATTATCGGTGGAGACACCCTCATTTTGAAAAAATGTTATATGATAATGCCCAATTGATTAGCCTTTATACTAAAGCCTACAGCATTACAAAAAACGAGCAATATAAATATATTGTATATCAAAGTATTCAGTTCCTTTTAACGAATATGACTACAGAAGAAGGTCTTTTCGCTTCTTCCTTAAATGCAGATTCTAAAAGCGGTGAGGGTGATTATTATACATGGACTTACAAAGAGTTACAAGAAGTCCTAGGGGATGATCTTAATTATTTCAATAGAGTATTTGATGTTTCAGAAACAGGTAATTGGCTCTATGGTAAAAATGTTCTCTACAAAAAGCAATCCAACCATATTGATGAAGAGAAAATCAAAGAGTGTATCTCCAAATTAAAAAAAAGAAGATCTTTAAGAGATGCTCCGGAAAGAGATGATAAGACTTTAACCGACTGGAATGCCCTGGCTATTATTTCATTAACCGATGCTTATAGGGTATTTGGAGAAAGTCAATGGCTTGCCGAAGCTATTAAAAGAGCCAATACATTAAATCAAAAAGTCTGGAAAAAAAATACACTTTATCATAGCTATATCAACAATTCCGCTTCAATTAAAGGTTTTTTAAATGATTACGCTTATCTAATTAAAGCCTACCTTAATATTTATGAGGCCACGCTGGACAAGAACTGGATAGATCGGGCACAGAAAATCCATAAAGCTTTTGAAGATAATTTTTTACAAAATGGATTTTATTTATCGCATTTTGAACCAAAAACTGAAACAACTCTATTTACCAGTAAAATCACAATTGACGATGACGTTACTCCCTCCGGAAATGCAATCATGGCTATAAACTATTATATGCTTGGAACATATACCGGAAATTCTGACTTCATCAAAAAAAGCAGAAAAATGACTAATGCGTCTATTGAATCTTTTACAACCGATCATAGATTTTATGCTTCCTGGTTTAAACCTCTAATCTGGTCGATTTCGGCTCCATATCAAATAGCTATTTTAGGGGAAGATGCGATTTCTAAAAGTCGTGAACTAGATCGTACATTTTTACCTAATAAGATCTTGATAGGCAGTATCAATAAAGAGAACCTACCCTTGCTAAAAGAGAAGTTGGTAACCGGCCAAACCACAATATATGTTTGCAAGAATGGCTATTGCAAGCTACCAACAACTAATATACCTATCGTATTGAAGCAAATTAACGATTGA
- a CDS encoding VCBS repeat-containing protein produces the protein MKNTIVVVFILSCCFLRAQENKLFTLISSKDSGIEFRNIIIDDKEKNILLYANFYGGAGVGVADFNRDGLMDVYFAGNMVADEIYINKGGFKFEKLEKSGLVYDGGWSTGVTIADVNNDGYPDVYVSRELYDYKPELRKNQLYINNGDLTFTESAEKYGVANEQRTRHATFLDYDKDGLLDLFLLTQPPNPGSYSEFFGTKLLQPEYHLVLLKNTGKGFFKDVTTDAKVGLTGFPNAVSASDLNNDGWVDLYVANDFYAPDFIFMNNKDGTFTNVANSALNHMSFYSMGVDTGDINNDGFLDIFVVDMVAEDNFRLKANMSGMNPQAFWNVVNNGGHYQYMFNNFHLNNGNGTYSDVAQISGMANTDWSWANLIADFDNDGLKDVYVTNGLLRDIRNTDADKKLGAYVIETANKWVEENPNAGDVSIWDIIDLKKTLSIIPSQPIENYAFRNEGELKFNDVSENWGLNQKSFSSGAAYADFDNDGDLDIVVNNVNEEAFLYKNNSSGNYLRLKLNSKKGLPTFGTRVEVVQGNNKQFYETTNVRGIYSTSENIAHFGLGSSDKVDLLKITWADGKVNLLKNIEANQQIELFVEDAEKNNQNNDAENRSKTFENITAALLFEHNHKENNFNDYDYQVLLPHKMSQFGPSLAVGDVNNDGAEDVFIGGSAGFPAFLYLYKNGGYVASNIDLWTEELMFEDVDAEFFDIDNDGDLDLYVVSGGNEFKDKSDFYADRIYVNDGKGRFKKSKIKGVDNVSGGVVKIQDMDNDGDLDLFVGGRMKARKYPEPVSSMLLINEKGKLINKTSELAPGLKDIGMVTDAVWDDYDNDGWVDLILVGEWMPVTIFQNQSGQLQRVEVADLAVTTGWWSSIEKGDFDNDGDNDLILGNIGLNYKYKTSQENPFDVYYYDFDNNGVNDIVLGYYQENKHYPLRGFSCSSQQVPSLKKTFKKYDVFASLELEEVYGEDKLERALHYKADTFASVYIENQGNGKFNMSMLPRMAQLSNINDFIVGDFNDDNHLDVLFVGNLFVSEIETTRNDAGTGGLLLGDGKGSFTFESQLKSGFFTRKDAKKMKFIKDRDIIIVVNNNDIVQFFKFNR, from the coding sequence ATGAAAAATACTATAGTCGTTGTATTTATTCTTTCCTGTTGTTTTCTAAGGGCTCAGGAAAATAAATTATTTACGCTTATAAGCTCCAAAGATTCAGGAATTGAGTTTAGGAATATTATTATTGATGATAAAGAGAAGAATATATTACTGTATGCTAATTTTTACGGAGGGGCTGGGGTAGGCGTTGCCGATTTTAATAGAGACGGATTAATGGATGTGTATTTTGCAGGAAATATGGTGGCTGACGAAATATACATTAATAAGGGAGGTTTTAAATTCGAAAAACTTGAAAAATCAGGACTTGTTTATGATGGAGGGTGGTCTACAGGAGTAACCATTGCAGATGTAAATAATGATGGATATCCGGATGTCTATGTAAGCCGTGAGTTGTATGATTATAAACCGGAATTAAGAAAGAATCAATTATACATAAACAATGGAGATTTAACTTTTACCGAATCGGCAGAAAAATATGGGGTGGCAAATGAACAACGTACACGGCATGCTACATTTCTGGATTATGATAAAGATGGTCTGTTAGATCTGTTTTTATTGACTCAGCCGCCTAATCCGGGGAGTTATTCTGAGTTTTTTGGTACTAAATTGTTGCAGCCAGAATATCATTTGGTGTTGTTGAAGAACACTGGTAAAGGTTTTTTTAAGGATGTTACCACTGATGCAAAAGTGGGTTTGACCGGATTCCCTAATGCTGTTTCAGCTTCGGACTTAAATAATGATGGATGGGTTGATTTGTATGTTGCTAACGATTTTTATGCTCCCGATTTTATTTTTATGAACAATAAGGATGGTACGTTTACGAATGTGGCGAATTCAGCCCTAAACCACATGTCCTTTTACAGTATGGGAGTCGATACCGGAGATATTAATAACGACGGGTTTTTAGACATTTTTGTTGTAGATATGGTGGCTGAGGATAATTTTCGGTTAAAAGCGAATATGAGTGGAATGAACCCGCAGGCGTTCTGGAATGTTGTCAACAATGGAGGGCATTACCAATATATGTTTAATAATTTTCATCTGAATAATGGAAATGGCACCTATAGTGATGTTGCCCAGATCTCAGGTATGGCAAATACAGACTGGAGTTGGGCGAACCTTATTGCCGACTTTGATAATGATGGCTTAAAAGATGTTTATGTGACTAATGGACTTTTAAGGGATATAAGAAATACAGATGCTGATAAAAAGTTAGGGGCATATGTTATAGAGACCGCCAATAAATGGGTGGAAGAGAATCCGAATGCAGGCGATGTAAGTATTTGGGATATAATTGATCTGAAAAAAACACTTTCCATAATCCCGTCACAGCCAATTGAAAATTACGCTTTTAGAAATGAGGGAGAACTTAAGTTTAATGATGTCAGTGAAAACTGGGGCTTAAATCAAAAATCATTTTCTAGCGGTGCTGCCTATGCTGATTTTGATAATGATGGAGATTTGGATATAGTGGTTAATAATGTAAATGAGGAAGCTTTTCTGTATAAAAATAATAGTTCCGGTAATTACCTTAGACTTAAGCTAAACTCAAAGAAAGGCCTGCCTACTTTCGGAACAAGAGTTGAAGTCGTACAGGGAAATAACAAACAGTTTTATGAAACTACAAATGTCAGGGGGATTTATTCAACAAGTGAAAATATAGCTCATTTTGGATTAGGAAGCTCCGATAAAGTTGATTTGTTGAAAATAACTTGGGCAGACGGTAAAGTCAATCTTTTAAAGAATATTGAAGCTAATCAGCAAATAGAGTTGTTTGTCGAAGATGCAGAGAAAAATAACCAAAATAACGATGCCGAAAATAGAAGCAAAACTTTTGAAAACATAACGGCGGCATTGTTGTTTGAGCATAATCATAAAGAGAACAATTTTAATGATTATGACTATCAGGTGCTATTGCCGCATAAGATGTCTCAATTTGGCCCGTCTTTGGCTGTTGGCGATGTTAATAATGATGGCGCTGAAGATGTTTTTATAGGAGGATCGGCTGGCTTCCCAGCTTTTCTGTACCTATATAAAAATGGAGGATATGTTGCTTCAAATATCGATTTGTGGACTGAAGAACTGATGTTTGAAGATGTTGATGCTGAATTTTTTGATATCGATAATGATGGAGATTTAGATTTGTATGTAGTTAGTGGAGGAAATGAATTTAAAGATAAAAGTGATTTTTACGCTGATAGAATATATGTTAATGACGGGAAAGGAAGGTTTAAAAAATCTAAAATTAAGGGAGTGGATAATGTGAGTGGGGGAGTGGTAAAAATACAGGATATGGATAATGATGGCGATTTAGACCTCTTTGTGGGAGGAAGGATGAAAGCCAGAAAATATCCGGAGCCTGTATCGTCGATGTTATTGATTAATGAAAAAGGAAAGCTGATAAATAAAACATCTGAATTAGCACCTGGCTTAAAAGATATTGGTATGGTAACGGATGCTGTTTGGGATGATTACGACAATGATGGTTGGGTAGACTTGATATTGGTTGGAGAGTGGATGCCGGTTACGATTTTCCAAAATCAATCAGGCCAACTACAGAGAGTAGAAGTGGCCGATCTTGCAGTTACAACCGGATGGTGGTCTAGTATTGAAAAAGGAGATTTTGATAACGATGGTGATAATGATTTGATATTGGGGAATATAGGGTTGAATTATAAGTATAAAACCTCTCAGGAAAACCCTTTCGATGTATACTATTACGATTTTGATAATAACGGTGTTAATGATATTGTTTTGGGTTACTATCAGGAAAATAAGCATTATCCGCTAAGGGGATTCTCTTGTTCGTCTCAGCAAGTGCCCAGTTTGAAAAAGACATTTAAAAAGTATGACGTGTTTGCATCGTTAGAGCTGGAAGAGGTTTATGGTGAGGATAAGTTGGAAAGAGCATTACACTATAAAGCAGATACTTTTGCTTCTGTGTATATTGAGAACCAGGGTAATGGTAAGTTTAATATGTCAATGTTGCCCAGAATGGCACAATTGTCTAACATTAATGATTTTATAGTGGGAGATTTTAATGATGATAATCACCTGGATGTGTTGTTTGTCGGGAACTTGTTTGTCTCAGAGATAGAGACTACCAGAAATGATGCCGGAACAGGAGGGTTACTTTTAGGAGATGGTAAAGGGAGCTTTACTTTTGAGTCTCAGCTCAAAAGTGGTTTTTTTACCAGAAAGGATGCGAAGAAGATGAAGTTTATTAAAGACAGAGACATTATTATTGTTGTCAATAATAATGATATAGTTCAATTCTTTAAATTCAATCGTTAA
- a CDS encoding SusD/RagB family nutrient-binding outer membrane lipoprotein, whose protein sequence is MKKILYIFSLILMLTSCDKGFEDMNVDPTKHKVLATSKLTSIQLFTSGERYENWRANLIYQSTMMQHFATTAGYWSGDKYTWNRGYASSLIDRYYGNAVKTVEDLLVQLEQDEEPEEMKAIARIMRVFIYSRLTDLYGDIPYSEAGKAVLEEIFFPRYDPQSEIYADMLKELEEATAVLGDGTSVYGDADIMFQGDMGKWRRWGYSLMLRLGFRLIKVDPAASQQWVTKAINGGVMTSNADIAYIIHTDGEGINRNGLGEVFLADNNMRMSKTFIDFLQGDPRLTVLASLPENTGELDANDDPILRTDEERLDPMSQKGLPNGLDLEMLENMTGEENVQAYSEPNRLLITGVTAPMFFQTYAEVEFMLAEAGVRWGLAGDPAAHYEEGVRAAMKMLALYGEGGIIEDTDIDDYLSANPYDAANALEQINTQYWAATFLNEYEAFSNWRRVGFPALIPVNYPGNVTGGTIPRRLTYSESDISNNPENYQEAVSRQGPDELTTRVWWDVE, encoded by the coding sequence ATGAAAAAAATATTATATATATTTTCATTAATTCTCATGCTGACATCTTGTGACAAAGGTTTTGAGGATATGAATGTAGATCCTACCAAACATAAAGTATTGGCAACTAGTAAGTTGACTTCGATTCAGTTGTTTACTTCCGGGGAACGTTATGAAAACTGGAGAGCCAATCTTATTTATCAATCCACTATGATGCAACACTTTGCTACTACGGCAGGCTATTGGTCTGGAGATAAATATACATGGAACAGAGGCTATGCATCGTCTTTAATTGATCGTTATTACGGAAATGCGGTTAAAACTGTTGAAGATCTGTTGGTTCAGCTAGAGCAGGATGAAGAGCCTGAGGAAATGAAAGCAATAGCAAGGATAATGAGGGTTTTTATATACTCCAGATTAACCGATTTGTATGGAGATATTCCATATAGCGAGGCTGGAAAAGCAGTACTTGAAGAAATATTCTTTCCCAGGTATGATCCGCAAAGTGAGATATATGCAGACATGCTAAAAGAACTGGAAGAGGCAACTGCTGTATTGGGAGATGGAACATCTGTATACGGAGATGCCGACATCATGTTTCAGGGAGATATGGGAAAATGGAGAAGATGGGGATACTCTTTAATGTTGCGATTGGGATTCAGGCTAATTAAAGTAGATCCGGCTGCATCTCAACAATGGGTTACCAAAGCAATTAATGGAGGGGTCATGACAAGTAATGCTGATATTGCCTATATTATTCACACCGATGGGGAAGGAATTAATAGGAATGGATTAGGAGAAGTTTTCCTTGCCGACAATAATATGAGGATGAGTAAAACTTTTATAGATTTTCTCCAAGGAGATCCTAGATTAACTGTTTTAGCTTCATTACCTGAAAACACAGGTGAATTGGATGCTAATGATGACCCGATTTTGAGAACCGATGAAGAAAGGTTAGACCCGATGTCTCAGAAAGGCTTGCCAAACGGATTGGATCTCGAAATGCTGGAGAATATGACAGGTGAAGAAAACGTTCAGGCTTACTCTGAACCAAACAGACTACTGATAACAGGAGTTACTGCGCCAATGTTTTTTCAAACCTATGCCGAAGTTGAGTTTATGCTGGCTGAAGCAGGAGTTCGTTGGGGGTTGGCAGGAGATCCTGCGGCTCATTATGAAGAAGGTGTCAGAGCAGCCATGAAAATGCTTGCTTTGTATGGAGAAGGAGGTATTATAGAAGATACTGATATTGATGATTATTTATCGGCTAATCCATACGATGCTGCTAATGCTTTAGAACAAATCAATACCCAATATTGGGCAGCGACTTTCCTAAACGAATATGAAGCTTTTTCTAATTGGAGAAGAGTTGGTTTCCCTGCGCTGATTCCTGTGAATTATCCTGGAAATGTGACAGGAGGGACTATTCCTAGAAGGTTGACATATTCTGAAAGTGATATTTCTAATAATCCGGAAAATTATCAAGAGGCTGTCAGCAGACAGGGGCCTGATGAACTTACAACCCGTGTATGGTGGGATGTAGAATAA